The DNA window AGCTTTCGAGAGCTGAGAAGATGGATGGGCCCTATAATGTTTGATGTGGGGACTCAGAACCTCGGTAGAAAAAAGTCAGTTGGCTTTCCTACACATTTTGACGTCCATCATTTAATGCTGCGGTTGCAATTAATGTgaatgacaacaaaaaaatcaaagaaacagAGATGCGTTGTTATCTGCGCATTTTTCGTCGCTTATAACGTTGAACTCTAATATCACACATCAATGAAGAAGGCTTATGAAAGGGTAGCGCTTACATTATTCATATTGTAGTTATATCATATCCCATCAGATCATACAAAGCGACCAACTGTGTATATGTGAAGAATATACACAAAGTACAAAATATGTGAAGTATCATATAATTACGATCTTAGTGTGTGCATGATGCGAGCGTGTGCGAGAGAGACACGAAATCTCAGAAGGCAGCGAGACGTGTCCAGCAGCATCTGGAAGAACTCTCGGTCCAGCAAACTCTAAAATGGAGTGGGAGATGGATTCCTCAGTGTGGACGGGTCCCGGGGTGTGGGAtaggtgcgccggcgccacaAAGTGGTAAAATGAGCTGATATTGTTATATACAAACAACGACTGAAGTAAAACTTTCTCGATGTAGTGGTGAACTGGGTATGTTCACTGTTTCACTCTCAAGAGCGTATTTGCAGTATAAAAACTAGCATATCTCCTCTATGCGAGAATATTTTCAGGTCAAGAATGCGATGCTCCAACTATCACGGAATTTTTCTCTGTCTAGAAGAGGGTTGAACGGTTGCCTTACTACTTTAAGTGTGAACCACTAATGTTGCTTGGGTAAAAAGTGAGATTCAgctctgaaaaaaagcgatttttCCAACCTCCATCTCCTCTGTTGCTGCACCCTCAGATTAACTTACTGGTACCTTGTTGTATATTTCCTTTCCTGACGATTTGGAGGGATATGCTGAAACGAACAGTCCGCagacacaaagaaaaagaaaactttattaGCTTGgcttgctaaaaaaaatgcattgagAATGTGATCATGGAAGAGGTCAGAATGGGTTCCTATAACAGCCGCGAAAAAAGTCTGACCGACGTCGGAGGTTGACAAGTTTGCCTCACTTATAGGGCGATATACATAAGCATCCGCATTAAGCATATACTCCCGAAAGTCTATTGCTCCACAACATTTTCCTGAACTGCACATGCAATATTCCGCAAACACGTAGGCGTTGAGGAAATAGTATCCGGTGGTGTTGTACACGTTGCCGAAGAACAGTCGGCGATGATCTAAATCCTTGAGATAAGTTGGAATGGGCCTTAACAGAATTGTCTCAATGGTTTGCATAGGtggaaatccaagaaattatCGAGATTTTGCCAAATTTCTTCTCGAATCTATAGAGTACCGTccttttgcataaaattcaggttgtttttgaaaaactgaatgttttttttttgaatttgagtgTTCCAGACTAAACTTTCGTGGGAGAATAAGCTACAACATATTATAAAGAGTTGACTAGTCTGTTAATTGCGAATACAGACACATATCCAATGTAATTAATCTTGTTCCACTTTGCTATGGAGGAAATGAAAGCTTCCCATCTCagctgaggattttttttttgcgcttatCATAATTTTAACATGCaccaagaaattttcaagctCTTCGACCTTCACTAGGTAATTTGGAgacttcttttgaaattttggggTTTCAACGTTTTGTGATTGTACACAGCTTTCTCGCATCCTACTTTAGACTAAAAAAAGTAGACTAAGGTCAGCAATGAAAACAGCCCGGCAAATCGAGTTTTGATTAATGGTGTTATCGGTATAAATATTCGGTTTTGCACCTCTTTCGACACCTCTCTTAACATAATAAACTTTGGCCGTACTGGGTTTGGTCAGATGAGATGAATGAggttataagaaaaaaaacagaggggCTGCACGGCTAACCGGCgaaatcgtttttttaaagaaaaacaaattaatttattcCTGTTCTTTGGCTCTCAGATGGAGGCAGTAGAAACGAATGACAGAAATATCTGCAAGATATCTCCTCTAATGCTTTTGAGATCTGTTAACTGACTCTTGTTCATGCTCTGCTATATGTACACTCTTTGTAAGAGTTCCCTGTGGATTGaatgatttgttttttctaacatGCATGtttcttcgtaaaaaaataactcactTGCTTGAACAAATACGGGTACAGGTGTACATTGTGGCTCCGGATTTTTCGTGAACCATAACCTGAAAAGCCTGCTAAAGTTGAGACAAAAAAGTCATGCAGAACCGTTGGAGATAGTTCTGAACTAAGCCGTGGGATAGGCCCCCTGAGCCATGCGGGCGCATAGCCAGAATCCTATTCCCTCTCCTTTCTTCTCCCACGCCTCGTCCTAGGAGGGACTGCACTCTGGTCACATTACAAACCAAACGAATAGAGGTTTTTAGCAACGGTTTTAAACTGTCTTCGATATTGCATGCGAACTAAACTTCAAACAATTAGAATTTGAGTTTGAATTTAGATGCTGGGGTCCGGAGTGTTCACATACTGGTCCACCGTGAGAACGCACCACGAGTAAGAGATCATCAGCACTGTTCGCGTCGTGGCACTCAAGCCCTTAATACCCTAGGAGAAATATTCTTAGGCTCACGTCGTGGGCAGGCACGACGCGAGCGTAAGAGTGTTTCTCCTAGCGTATTATGGGAGATAGAGTCGAAATATCCGGTAGCAACTACTTGGAAACGTAAAAGTCGAGTAGTTCGAAACTGATTAGGAACAAGACTAGAATAGAGAACGATATaagaatcctttttttattgagtGCCCCAAAATTGTCGGTTTGACGTGAGCGATGTGCCAGAGCCCTTCTCTCAATCTTCGAATTCCTCGCTTCTTTCCTAcctgaaaggaagaaaatgtagTCGACGTCCTTTTTAAGTGTAGGATCTGCTatcaaaaattaccaaaattGTATGGAATAACATATCATCTATCATCAACTTTACCTCTGCGAGGGATCAGTGTCTGGAAGGAATCCGAAAGAGTCGGTTGTCTTGAACGGTCTCGAAAGTCACTTCTTGTCCAACCTTTATGCTGCGATGACAGGAGGAGCGTTCCTCTTGCCGATAAATTTGATATGTTTCAGCGTTGGGATGCTGAGCGCTCTTCCCTTCTTTGAAGACCGTGCACACACTCTAAATTTTTTTACGTTCATTCAACATTTCACAACGAGATTTAGATTTCATGTGAGTTGGCGCCGCAGCTTTcaaatgtatatatacatatatagaaGAGCGCAGAAACTTTAAAGATTCACGGACTCCTTCGTTTCGCACAAAAGTGCAGTCATTGTCTTGGTAGCAGGCCatcatgcatttttttctggtgtaaTCTTGTAGTATATAACTGCCGTGAACTTGTCTTTTACTGCAACGAAGGAGCAAGTGAGCAGAGATGCAATCTATAATTAAATCCTGTCAATCATTCATAACACTTTTGTTGAAATTGCATGTTTGTTTACCTGTGCCAAATGCACTACGAGTTTGAACCAATTCAGGTTTCTCCTTTTGTTCATACCTGGAAGAAAAGTTTGAAGAATAGGTGGAAATAAATGGTGCGAAACATTTAAAATATTGCATACTGTGGATTTGATTATTGAAGTTTTGCACAGAGATGTGCAAAACTtcaataatcaaataataagtggataaaactaaaaaatgttAGTACCTAGTACAAACCTCATGCAGCGCTTTTCCGTCATCAGATCTCATCTCAGCAATATTGTTTCCCATGAATaagttcatttatttcctaTATATGTCACAGAAAGcgctgtttattttttttgtgaatttttgtcaATTTATGAGTACTGTTCTTTaatctgaaatgaaattacGTCGACATTCCAAACGtgtgttattttatgttaGAAAATTAAAGCACTTTTTCGAGATGTTTTTTAGTTCTATATGGAAATATTAGTAAGAAAGTGTAAAAACAAGTCAAAAACAGTCAATAACACTGTTTCCAGTGAGTTTACGTGGTCccataagaaaaaatctaCACTAGAATACATCACACGGCATTAATTTCTCCTTAGTTTTTCTATCCAGTACaatgttgaataaaaaaacgaTCAGAAAGTGAAAGCTCAGCAAACGATGCCTATTTTGAGCTCACTAACACCGTGGTCATGTCTGTTTTTCGCAGTGGTCTTTGATAGGAATCGTTGAAGGTTAGGAAACAGTTCGGAATCAAGAAATTTCGGGGGCTCGTTGGGAGGTAAAGAAAGCAGAGCATTTTCCTCAAACCGAGCGAACGAATACTTCGGCTGGTTATAGTAGACTAAAAAGTGGATGACCTCCTTAGTAACAGTGCCATGGCAATTCTGCTCTTGTTTTTTCGCAATCGCCATCTCATAAATCACACTTCAAATACGTAAAGTTTAACTAATTCCGTGGAAATCTGGAAGAAGGAATGTTTTTGTGGTTGtgcaaaagtaaaatttaaaaatttgaacatactcagaatttcaaaacatttgaCTTGCCCTGTGCATCAATgttgtcttgtttttttcctctctctctttgGAAATCTTCTTATTTCATAGAAATGAAGTATCATAACTTTATTGCAACtaaaacacaatttttttttctcatttgttcaCAGTATGACCTAACATTGATaaatatctgaaaatttttttaaaaatataaatataagccAAAGTCTAATCTTTCTTGCTGTAATGGTGAACACCGTATCATTATGATAGGCGTAGTCAGCATCGAAGCTGGCTTCTCTCTTCTACGCGGAATTATTTTGGAACTAACAAAACGACTCTCCAGTTATTGCGGATTTTCCCTGTCCAGTAAATTGTTGAATGCCTGCGTCATTGCTTTAATTTGGAACTAATCATGTCGATCGAAGATGTAGTTCGGAAATAAAACGATTATTGCAATGTTCACGTCCTCTTCTGCTGTAATCTCGGCATAATTTCGGATAACTTGTTCTATGTTGCACCAATGAGGTTGCTACTGCTAGAGTTTTATTGCAATCTTAGCATTTTGACTTTTTCGCCATTTTCAGAGGTCTGAAAATGACTCGAGGTCtccttgattttcttcttactcCATAGAACAACTCACCCTTCCTTGATACTGTGTAATATGTTGCTTGTTGTTTACTCTGTTGCAAACGATCtggtgtagattatggagaggcaGGTGATCCCCCACCCCCATTATCCCTCTATCAGTGGAAATGGATGACcctggaatgctgtttcttatgacgacttatgttgcaatgcgcaacgtttgcgctctGCCCACCCCGCCCCCTGCGATTCGCCGAAAACCCATCCGGAGGAATCGCATGAGAGGGCGGCgcgagggtggcgcgctgcaattgagGATATAAGAAATAGCGTTCCGGGATTGttcgtttccactgatacagggagaatcacccccctctccataattatctacgatcccgtatatgaatactccacctgaaacacgtaccacctcaaattcgtgggatgttgcctttaaaataaTAGTTCTTTAGTGCTTCATCTGGAGGTACTTGCACGATTCTTACTTGCATGAGCGTGGCAGCAGTTATCTGGTTGGGAATCCACGCCATTAAGAGATTCCATCGATGTGTGGTGAAGATCTCTTCGTATTTCTTGATTTCATGTGAGATCGTGGTACTGTGTGTGTCCCTGCCTAAAGCTCATTTATCCATAGCTAACGTCAGTGATTCTAATAACGACCATAtgacaaaaaaacatttttcacacACTTGGTTTCATTACtaattttactacttttttatttcgactCTACAGAATTTGAATTTCCACATATCAAGACGTTCTTAAAGTTTTCTTAATGACACGTATCCATACAcatcacaaacaaacaattctATCTCAGCATTTAGATAGTTTGATCGATCATTGCTAAAGTTTTCATCGTATGAGTTTGCTTATCGTGTTCATTTATCACCTTAGAAAACTCATTTGTGTTGTTTGGGAGTTATGCGAAAGCTCGAATCTATTGGATGTAACGACAGTACACAAATCGCAGA is part of the Necator americanus strain Aroian chromosome V, whole genome shotgun sequence genome and encodes:
- a CDS encoding hypothetical protein (NECATOR_CHRV.G18498.T1) — its product is MGNNIAEMRSDDGKALHEVCTRLWFTKNPEPQCTPVPVFVQANHRRLFFGNVYNTTGYYFLNAYVFAEYCMCSSGKCCGAIDFREYMLNADAYVYRPISEANLSTSDGPSIFSALESYSKTITPKQFMRTVINEMATAERDEQNYHGTVT